TTTGGGTGTTGACAGTTCAACTTTTTGCTGCCCTTGTTCTCCGGGCAAACAAAAGGCCCCGACACCGCCGGGCAAGAGGCCAGTAACCGCCTAGAAGTTCGAAGGCTCTCCTTAAGTTTTTAGAAACAGTTATTCCCGTAAACGTGGGTTACACAAGATGATTGTTGCACCGGAACAAAACATTCACCTCCTCACAGCCGAAGAACGGTAACCTGAAACTTGCCTATAGAACAAAATAGGGACGGATGTTCATCGGTGACCGTCGTAAGGTTTCTTTATGCACTCTATTTTCAACACGCGACGCACTCAAATAAACGTGGTGACAGCGATTTGGCATTCATACTGAAGTCCAGGAACGACTTGACTACCGCCATGTCACACAGGTTGTTATGCTTGATTTCAGGATTAGATTTGCGTTTCTGGAAGGGCATGATCTCGGAGATCAGGACTTCATTTCTTTTCGATGGCAGGTTATCGACTCCTGGCTGTTTTGCGTCGGTGTGATATCGGTAGCCAGTCTCCAAAACTGTTTCGAGCTTCGGTCTCGGACATCTTCCTGGCTGCCTCCCGGATCGTCACAGGCACCCATCGTGGGAAGGGTGTTGTCACAAGCTTATGCGCTCCCGAAGCTGTGTGCTTCTCACGAATTGCGATGAGCGTCCCGGGCTCGAGTCTATCCGCCAAACGAACCAGCGCCGGCCAGAGGCGGCGATGAACAAAGGTAATCTTGCCATCTATGAGTCGGCAAACTAGAACATCAGAAGAATCGCGTATGGCTCGTGTGGCGCGAAAAATATCTCGCCCTTTCTGGTGCCCCCACCAGCTGCCCCGGATCAACTCTCCAGCGATGGCGTCCGCGAGAGAAGGAACCGGACCACGGCCGCTCTCAAGCACAACGCCATGTTCCTCTACAAAGGCAAACGCCTTCCGGATCGATGAGTCATCTTGCTGCATGTCTGCGACTTGCCTAGCGTTCCTTACTGCTCGATCAATGAACAAGCCTTTTGGATCGGCGGAATTCATACGGGGTGAATCCCGTCAAGGATTTAAAAACGCGGATGAAATGGCTTTGATCGTAGAAGCCCGCTTCCAGGGCGATATCAAGAATTTCTCGATCAGAATGAAGCAACTGAGTGGTGCACCATTCGACTCTCAACCGGCGGACATATTCGCCGGCAGTAATTCCATAGTGACGCCGAAATGCTCTTGCCAGGTGAGCCGGATGGACACCCGCGACTCCGGCCACAGTCAATAGTGTCAATCCATTCTTGAAATTGTCATGGAGAAATTCTTTCGCTTTTGATAACCAGGAAGGAATTCTGTTGGGTACATGGAACGCAGAAGCCTTACAAGCTTCATACATCATTTCTAATACGAGTCCTTCCATTCCAAGGATCGAAGCACCATCCTGAGCCCGGAATTCCTTATAAAGCTTCATCGCTAATGCGCTCAGAATCCCGCCTGGAAAACATTCGGTCCGGAGGAAAATCGAAACAGATGGAATCTCCTGAATCAGATTTAACAAATCCTGTTTTAACTCAACGATTAAAGTTCGTGCTCCCTGACTGCCGTATCGATTGGAGTGAATTTCGCCACCCGGTTTCATTAGAACTGTCGCGACCTGGCATTCATGACATTCGTTCTGTGTCGCTTCAAGGAAGGAGCCTTCAAGAACGCATGAAATGCTTGCTCTTTCGTGACTGTGCGGTTGAAGAGTCAGTCCTGCTGCGTGCTTTGTTTCTGTAATAATCAGATGCCCGTTACTCGAGCTCCTTAAAAGAGCACCGAGCGTGATTGGGCTATGCCTTTGCTCTGACATATCATGCTTTCAATACTTTCATTCGAGAAGGCACGGCACGTTCGGCCAATAGCTCTATGAAATCCATATAATAGGATGGAATAGGCTGGTTCTTTTTGATTACAGCAGACCATTCGCGATACACACCTTTCTTTGTCAACCGGACAGCCTTCAGGTTTCCCGACTTTATATAAGGAGCAACCGCCCACCGAGCAAGCACGGAAATTCCAATTTCCGCGCTCACCATCTCTATGATCGCCTCCGTTAACATAACCGGATAGATTTTTCGGGGTGTAATATTGTTCGGAGCAAGGATCTTCTGGAATACAAGATTGGTTTCAAGAGGAATTGCATAGAGGATTAGATTCTCACCTGCCAGATTCTGAGCCGTGACATAGGGAGCCGAAGCGAGCGGATGTGCTTTCGGTACCACGACAACGAGCTCATCTTCAAACAACGGAAAGTACGACAGATCACGGTCCGGTAACTTGGAATACGCGACAGCGAGATCCAGTTTGCCTTCCATCAAAGCTTTTACCGGAGCGTCCGTGGCTTCCAACACGATACGAACTTCCACTCCGGGATACTTGGAGTAAAAAGGTCTCAACAACAGCGGCAACCAGTGGTAACACGTATTACACTGAGTGCTGATTCTAAGAACTCCCTGTTCCCCCTTTCCGATTTTTCGAACCTCCTGCTCGGCATGAGAAAGCTCCTCCAGCACATGCCGGGCCGTGAGGAGCACTCTTTCACCGGCTTCGGTTAGAACCATTTTTTTCTTCAAGCGCAAAAAAAGAGGAGTGTCCAGGCGGTCCTCAATTTCTTTAAGCTGATGGCTCAAAGCGGATTGCGTCAGATGAAGACGGCCGGCAGCACGCGTCATCCCCCCTTCCGTTGCGATTGCCTCTATAAGTTTTAGATGCCGTACTTCCAGGTCCATTGATGTCATGATAGCATATAATTAATCTTAGGGCAACCATTAGATTTGTTCATGCTATTTGTTGGCAGAAACTATTTACGCAGAACCAGAATCAAACCACTCATACAAAGCAAAGCTCCCAATCCATTGATCCAGGAGATTCTCTCGTGAAAAAACAGAGCCCCTGCCGGGAAAAGAAGTAAAGAAGTTACAACATACGTAAAAAGCGCGCCTGTACTGATCTGCCAGCCCGCGCGATAAGCCAGCAAATATCCGATTTCCACTGCAAAAATAGAGATTCCGACAGCAACACTTCCCCAATTGAGTTGTTGAATGGACTCTCGGAAGCTCAGTTGTGAGCCATCGAAGGGCAAACTAATGGCCGTTATGGCGATCGAAATCGTGTATGTAATCAGAAGTGATACGAAAGGACTGGTTGCTGAGGGAATGGATTTCTGCGCAACGTGATAGAGAACGTTTCCAAGGACTGTTAGTATAATTGCGAAGTACCACATGTTTTCGGGGGATCGTGACCGCCTCAAAGAATAAGGACAGTACAAATCAGGAATCAAATGATTTTTGGTCATCGTTTCGATGAACATGGATCATTCCTGTTCGTTTCGGTGAATAGGCTCTGAATCTCCCAAGTAGTTCGATAGCCAGTCAAGAACATGCGGCCATCCGTACAGATGAGCTTCATAGCCTGCAGCATCCAATGAAAATCCAGAATGAACCAGTCGCAGCATCGCGCCGTCCGGAACGGGATCCAGCGAAATCTGCACTTTTGTTGTTGCCATTGGCTGCCAGCTTGGATTCCATGTAAAAGCCAGTCTGCGTGGCCGATCAAATTCCAGCACGATGCCATGCACTTGAAATGGCTTCCCCTGGACTCCAAGTGCATTCATGCTCCAGTTTCCCCCTCGCCGGCGATCCATCTGAAATTCCGTGACCTGATAGAAATCTGGAGAGCGCCACCACAACTTCACGATTTCCGGATCGGTCAAACTGTCAAAGATCAGATCCGGTTCGCAGCGAATGAAAAGTTGAAGATCAACCACTTTTTCAGGCACGGGATCTCCGTTTTAATGTTTTCCTACAGCCTTCCTTTTTGTTTCAAGATGCTTTTTCAGATTTTGCAAACTCTGTTCCCAGAAGTGTCTGTATTGATCCAGCCACTGGTTGGCAAGTCGCAACGGCCGAGGCTCCATTCGATAGATTCTTTTTTTTCCGATTTCCTCGTATTGGACCAGTCCGGCATTTCTTAATATCCGGAGATGCTTTGAGATCGCCGGCCGGCTGATCGGGAACTCTTCACTCAGCAAAGCAACATGAGTAGCTCGAAGCGCTATGCGTTCCAGAATGGCGCGACGTGTTGGATCGGAGAGCGCGCGAAAAACAAGCGTTGTCTTGTCCGTCTGCGATGGCATTGTATCTTGACTCATAGTAACCATATGGTTACCATAATGCAAGTGGAGGATTCGATGAAAACCCAACTTAGTGAATTGCGGCAGCTGCCTGAGGTCTTGCGACAAATCTTGAACGAATCAGATCCGCGATTTTGGAAAACTCGACCTTCGGGAGGCGGTTTTTGCCTGATCGAACAGATTTGCCATCTTCGTGATCTTGAAACGGAAGGATATCTGTTACGAATTCAAAGACTTCTGCAGGAGGATTGTCCGGAGCTTGCAGAATTTGATGGGACGAAGATTGCAAGCGAAAGAAATTACATAGCCGAGGACCCGGCTGCCGCCCTTTCCGCGTTTCAACAAAGCCGTTCTTCCTTCATTGCACTCCTTTCCAATCTGCATCCGGAACAATTCCAGCGCAAAGGACGCTTCGGCGAATTCGGGATCATCACAATCGAGAATCTCGTAGAAATGATGCTGGAGCATGATCGAAGTCATCGAGAAGAACTGGATAGTCTGCTTAAAGAATGGAAATAGCTTTTGCGGGGACCTGGTCTCATATCATGAACAAGATTCATTGATTTTATTCTAAATATCAATTGGACTCATGCCTTCTTTATCGCTAGGATAAAGGCGTGGACGAACAGTTTGCAGCCAGAGAATGGGAAACCTTGACCACGCCGTCCGTCAGTGACGCGCTGGATCGTCTCGGTATCCATGGTCAATGTTTGGGAATCGTGGCTGCGGCCCCTGACTTGAGAGCCTTCGGTCCCGCCTTCACTGTCAGAATGAATCCCATTTCTGTGGCGGGGAAAACCGTGGGGGACTATATCGATGATGTGCCGCCAGGTTCTGTTATCGTGATCGATAATGCCGGACGACAGGACGTAACGGTGTGGGGAGATCTATTAACCGTAACAGCAATTCGTCGTGGAGTTGCCGGAACAGTCATTCACGGAGCGTTCCGCGACGTGGACCAGATTTTAAAACTTAGCTATCCGATTTTTTCACGAACCTGGTACATGCGAACAGGCAAGGATCGTGTCGCGGCCGACCATTTCATGGTTCCTGTATCACTTGGGGACGTCAGAGTAGAACCGGAGGATTGGATCTTTGCGGATGGAAATGGAGTCGTCGTTATTCCTCAACCCCTCAAAGGGCAAGTTCTTCAGATCGCGACGGAGATAGAAATGGTGGAAGAACAAATCCGCAAAGCGGTAGAGAATGGACAAAGACTGGACGACGCACGGAAACAGCATGGTTATTTCAAGCTTCAACGGAGAACCAGCACCTCATCCTGATCGGAATATGATTCGGCCGGATCCCGAACTGATCGAAAGAGCGCTCCATTTCTCATCGGTTACACTGTATGAAGCTGCAGAGCATCCGATTGCTCTGCCCGGTGCAATCAAGCCTCTTGAAAAAAGATTTCAAATCTGCGGACCGGTCGTAACGGTTTATTCGCCGCATGATGATAATTTGTGGCTCCACCGTGCCATCTATCAGGCTGAAATGGGGGACATCCTTTTGGTTGACACGGGAGGCTCCTACGAAACAGGTTATTGGGGTGAGATCATGACCAGCGCAGCCAAGTATCGCGGGATT
This is a stretch of genomic DNA from bacterium. It encodes these proteins:
- a CDS encoding RraA family protein, whose protein sequence is MDEQFAAREWETLTTPSVSDALDRLGIHGQCLGIVAAAPDLRAFGPAFTVRMNPISVAGKTVGDYIDDVPPGSVIVIDNAGRQDVTVWGDLLTVTAIRRGVAGTVIHGAFRDVDQILKLSYPIFSRTWYMRTGKDRVAADHFMVPVSLGDVRVEPEDWIFADGNGVVVIPQPLKGQVLQIATEIEMVEEQIRKAVENGQRLDDARKQHGYFKLQRRTSTSS
- a CDS encoding metalloregulator ArsR/SmtB family transcription factor — its product is MSQDTMPSQTDKTTLVFRALSDPTRRAILERIALRATHVALLSEEFPISRPAISKHLRILRNAGLVQYEEIGKKRIYRMEPRPLRLANQWLDQYRHFWEQSLQNLKKHLETKRKAVGKH
- a CDS encoding AraC family transcriptional regulator: MSEQRHSPITLGALLRSSSNGHLIITETKHAAGLTLQPHSHERASISCVLEGSFLEATQNECHECQVATVLMKPGGEIHSNRYGSQGARTLIVELKQDLLNLIQEIPSVSIFLRTECFPGGILSALAMKLYKEFRAQDGASILGMEGLVLEMMYEACKASAFHVPNRIPSWLSKAKEFLHDNFKNGLTLLTVAGVAGVHPAHLARAFRRHYGITAGEYVRRLRVEWCTTQLLHSDREILDIALEAGFYDQSHFIRVFKSLTGFTPYEFRRSKRLVH
- a CDS encoding LysR family transcriptional regulator, whose product is MDLEVRHLKLIEAIATEGGMTRAAGRLHLTQSALSHQLKEIEDRLDTPLFLRLKKKMVLTEAGERVLLTARHVLEELSHAEQEVRKIGKGEQGVLRISTQCNTCYHWLPLLLRPFYSKYPGVEVRIVLEATDAPVKALMEGKLDLAVAYSKLPDRDLSYFPLFEDELVVVVPKAHPLASAPYVTAQNLAGENLILYAIPLETNLVFQKILAPNNITPRKIYPVMLTEAIIEMVSAEIGISVLARWAVAPYIKSGNLKAVRLTKKGVYREWSAVIKKNQPIPSYYMDFIELLAERAVPSRMKVLKA
- a CDS encoding DinB family protein, which encodes MKTQLSELRQLPEVLRQILNESDPRFWKTRPSGGGFCLIEQICHLRDLETEGYLLRIQRLLQEDCPELAEFDGTKIASERNYIAEDPAAALSAFQQSRSSFIALLSNLHPEQFQRKGRFGEFGIITIENLVEMMLEHDRSHREELDSLLKEWK
- a CDS encoding RraA family protein, which encodes MDKDWTTHGNSMVISSFNGEPAPHPDRNMIRPDPELIERALHFSSVTLYEAAEHPIALPGAIKPLEKRFQICGPVVTVYSPHDDNLWLHRAIYQAEMGDILLVDTGGSYETGYWGEIMTSAAKYRGIGGLVLDGCARDGNSLEDLNFPIFSRGLRIRSTTKNQDARGFIKRPIYLGGCEIQAGDLVRGDCDGVVVLPQSRIQEILAAAEQRADREREWLERLKAGATTLELLQLQ
- a CDS encoding SRPBCC domain-containing protein encodes the protein MPEKVVDLQLFIRCEPDLIFDSLTDPEIVKLWWRSPDFYQVTEFQMDRRRGGNWSMNALGVQGKPFQVHGIVLEFDRPRRLAFTWNPSWQPMATTKVQISLDPVPDGAMLRLVHSGFSLDAAGYEAHLYGWPHVLDWLSNYLGDSEPIHRNEQE